In Pseudobacter ginsenosidimutans, the following are encoded in one genomic region:
- a CDS encoding DUF4434 domain-containing protein, with translation MQITGTFLDEISHDIPHQNWGENEWRADFRHMKAVGIDTVILIRSGYRKFITYPSTYLLNNHGCYEPPVDLVDLFLRLADEEGMNFYFGLYDSGKYWDTGDMQHEIDANRFVIDEVWQRYGHYKSFKGWYLSMEISRKTKGAAHAFQTLGLQCKQVSNGLPTLISPWIDGKKAVMAASSSLSKEDAVSIREHESEWSEIFDGIRGAVDAVAFQDGHIDYNELDDFFAVNKRMADKYGLKCWTNAESFDRDMPIKFLPIKFEKLRLKLEAARRAGYDKAITFEFSHFMSPQSAYLQAGHLYNRYKEYIAQLPK, from the coding sequence ATGCAAATAACTGGTACTTTCCTCGATGAGATCAGTCATGATATCCCACACCAAAACTGGGGTGAGAACGAATGGCGTGCTGACTTCCGGCATATGAAAGCCGTTGGCATCGACACTGTGATACTGATCCGCAGCGGCTACCGCAAATTCATTACCTACCCATCAACTTACCTGCTGAACAATCATGGTTGCTATGAACCTCCGGTTGACCTGGTAGACCTGTTCCTCCGACTCGCCGATGAAGAAGGCATGAACTTCTACTTTGGCCTGTACGATAGCGGCAAATACTGGGATACCGGCGATATGCAACATGAGATCGACGCCAACCGCTTTGTGATTGACGAAGTATGGCAGCGTTATGGTCATTATAAAAGTTTCAAGGGCTGGTACCTGAGCATGGAGATCAGCAGAAAAACAAAGGGCGCTGCCCATGCATTCCAGACACTCGGACTGCAATGCAAACAGGTGAGCAATGGATTGCCTACACTCATCTCTCCCTGGATCGATGGCAAGAAAGCCGTAATGGCCGCCTCATCATCGCTCAGCAAAGAGGATGCTGTGAGTATCAGGGAACATGAATCCGAATGGAGCGAGATCTTCGATGGTATCCGCGGCGCCGTGGATGCAGTGGCATTCCAGGATGGGCATATCGATTACAATGAACTGGATGATTTCTTTGCCGTCAATAAAAGGATGGCCGATAAATACGGCCTGAAATGCTGGACCAACGCAGAGAGCTTCGACCGAGATATGCCTATTAAGTTCCTGCCCATCAAGTTCGAGAAACTGCGACTCAAGCTGGAAGCTGCGCGCAGAGCGGGTTACGACAAGGCCATTACTTTCGAGTTCTCGCATTTTATGAGCCCTCAATCGGCTTACCTGCAGGCAGGTCATCTCTATAACCGGTACAAGGAATACATTGCTCAATTGCCAAAATGA
- a CDS encoding alpha/beta hydrolase → MMKRIFFLLFSIFSLLAVSAQQPDSLTYAIKGADTLWMHYYKAAGPANGISVLFVHGGSFTGGEPKNQRPMAEGLTKMGYNVFVIKYRLYLKGKDFGCGTATPEKLKAIQVAVDDAMDASLYIVKNAATLGVDTSKFFIAGSSAGAETVLNLVFNPFINKKDPRFDFFSKFRFTGVLSFSGALLDLNSIKTDNWIPVFLMHGTRDQLVPFGTAAHRFCRAIDPGWMIFFGSHSIYKYAVENRKPLVLYSFPGAGHEVSNFMFRRFAEMDSFMQTAVQKKKMKAREIIIQLPAKS, encoded by the coding sequence ATGATGAAAAGAATTTTCTTTTTATTGTTTTCCATTTTTTCATTGCTGGCAGTTTCAGCGCAGCAACCCGATAGTCTTACCTATGCCATTAAAGGCGCAGACACGCTCTGGATGCATTATTACAAGGCTGCAGGCCCTGCCAATGGCATTTCCGTTCTATTTGTGCATGGCGGTTCCTTCACCGGCGGTGAACCGAAGAACCAACGCCCCATGGCAGAAGGACTCACCAAAATGGGATACAATGTATTTGTGATCAAATACAGATTGTATCTGAAAGGAAAGGATTTCGGCTGCGGCACTGCCACTCCCGAAAAGCTCAAAGCCATACAGGTGGCTGTGGATGACGCCATGGACGCGAGTTTGTATATTGTGAAGAACGCAGCAACGCTGGGAGTGGATACTTCAAAATTCTTCATCGCCGGCAGCAGTGCAGGAGCTGAGACTGTTCTCAATCTTGTGTTCAATCCCTTCATCAATAAGAAAGATCCGCGCTTCGATTTCTTCAGCAAATTCCGTTTCACCGGTGTGTTGTCGTTCTCCGGTGCCTTGCTGGATCTGAACAGTATCAAGACTGATAACTGGATCCCTGTATTTCTCATGCACGGCACAAGAGACCAGCTTGTGCCTTTCGGAACCGCTGCCCATCGCTTCTGCAGGGCTATCGATCCCGGCTGGATGATTTTCTTCGGTTCACACAGCATTTATAAGTATGCAGTGGAAAACAGGAAACCATTGGTATTGTACAGTTTTCCCGGAGCAGGGCACGAAGTGAGCAATTTCATGTTCCGCCGCTTTGCGGAAATGGACAGCTTCATGCAGACCGCCGTGCAAAAGAAGAAAATGAAAGCGCGCGAGATCATCATTCAATTACCAGCTAAATCCTGA
- a CDS encoding sodium:solute symporter family protein → MNLATIDIIIILCYLVTIVGLGFWISRKASKNIQSYFLGDNNIKWYWLGFSNSSGMFDVSGTAFYVALLFVYGFKAAWLPWLWPVWNQIFVMVFLAIWIRRSNAMTGADWIIKRFGDERGGRLAHMIVVVFAIVSVIGFIGYVFVGIGKFASNILPWDLSNPLLTSQQTYAFIIIALTTFYTVKGGMYSVVATEVLQYGILLVSCLLVVSYAVRDVDYNALHHQLPKGWSNFWPEWKLDVDWGSNFPQAAQKVSEDGFTWFGALLMMMVAKGIFASLAGPVPGFDMQRILSAKKPREAAMLTGFTNLVLFIPLFMMVSALTLVGIHYLMPELQGQSKPDFEIILSRVVGSYLPAGIRGIVLAGLLASFMSTFSAFVNAAPAYLVNDFYKKYFKPDAPPAHYVKWSYIVSISIVLVGCIFGLFATSLSSLTIWITSALYGGYAAANVLKWIWWRFNGYGYFAGMLTGLIAATFVPSLMAYLADNSAYKDVFGSGIGTLVSFFIILVLSMTGSIVGCLLTPAPSQQILTSFYTNTKPWGWWKPVLNMVRKVNPAFQPNQQFKWDMFNVIIGIVWQMSMIIMPIQFVFGFFTKGFIAMGVWLVTMTILKFTWYDRLHLTASDSSATSAETAAQPGT, encoded by the coding sequence ATGAACTTAGCGACGATCGACATTATTATCATTCTCTGCTACCTTGTAACCATCGTTGGTCTTGGTTTCTGGATCAGCCGCAAAGCATCCAAAAATATCCAGAGCTATTTCCTCGGCGATAACAATATCAAATGGTACTGGCTCGGCTTCAGCAACAGCTCGGGTATGTTCGATGTAAGCGGTACCGCCTTCTACGTGGCGCTGCTCTTCGTATACGGCTTCAAAGCCGCCTGGCTGCCCTGGCTCTGGCCCGTATGGAACCAGATCTTCGTAATGGTATTCCTCGCCATCTGGATCAGACGCTCCAATGCCATGACCGGCGCCGACTGGATCATCAAACGCTTTGGCGACGAGCGCGGCGGAAGGCTTGCACATATGATCGTGGTAGTATTCGCTATCGTCAGCGTGATCGGTTTTATCGGTTATGTATTCGTGGGGATCGGTAAGTTCGCTTCCAATATCCTGCCCTGGGATCTCAGTAATCCACTGCTCACCAGTCAGCAGACTTACGCATTTATCATTATCGCCCTCACCACTTTCTATACCGTGAAAGGCGGCATGTACAGTGTGGTTGCAACAGAAGTTCTGCAATACGGCATCCTGCTGGTCAGCTGCCTGCTCGTAGTCTCCTATGCCGTGCGCGATGTTGATTACAACGCTCTCCACCACCAGCTCCCTAAAGGCTGGAGCAATTTCTGGCCCGAATGGAAACTGGACGTGGACTGGGGGTCCAACTTCCCGCAGGCCGCACAGAAAGTGTCAGAAGATGGCTTCACCTGGTTCGGCGCACTACTGATGATGATGGTGGCCAAAGGCATTTTCGCCAGCCTCGCAGGACCCGTGCCAGGCTTCGACATGCAACGGATCCTCAGCGCCAAGAAACCCAGGGAAGCAGCCATGCTCACAGGTTTCACCAACCTGGTGCTCTTCATTCCGCTCTTCATGATGGTGAGCGCCCTCACACTAGTGGGCATTCACTACCTCATGCCCGAATTACAGGGACAAAGCAAACCTGATTTCGAGATCATCCTTAGTCGTGTTGTCGGCAGCTACCTGCCCGCCGGGATCCGCGGTATCGTACTCGCAGGATTACTGGCATCTTTCATGAGCACCTTCTCGGCCTTCGTGAATGCAGCGCCCGCTTACCTCGTAAATGATTTCTATAAAAAATATTTCAAGCCCGATGCGCCTCCCGCACACTACGTGAAATGGAGCTATATCGTTTCCATTTCTATCGTACTGGTGGGCTGTATCTTCGGTTTGTTCGCCACTTCGCTGAGCAGTCTCACCATCTGGATCACTTCGGCTCTCTATGGTGGTTATGCCGCCGCCAACGTACTCAAATGGATCTGGTGGCGCTTCAACGGCTATGGCTATTTCGCTGGTATGCTTACCGGCCTGATCGCCGCTACCTTCGTGCCTTCACTCATGGCATATCTGGCGGATAATTCAGCGTATAAAGATGTATTCGGCAGCGGTATCGGTACACTTGTTTCCTTTTTCATTATTCTCGTTTTGAGCATGACAGGCAGCATCGTTGGTTGCTTGCTTACACCCGCACCATCACAACAGATACTCACCAGTTTCTATACCAATACCAAACCCTGGGGCTGGTGGAAACCAGTACTGAATATGGTAAGGAAAGTGAATCCGGCATTCCAGCCAAACCAGCAGTTCAAATGGGATATGTTCAATGTTATCATCGGAATCGTTTGGCAGATGAGCATGATCATTATGCCGATACAGTTCGTGTTCGGATTCTTTACAAAAGGATTTATAGCGATGGGAGTTTGGCTGGTGACAATGACGATTCTGAAGTTCACCTGGTACGACCGTTTGCACTTAACCGCTTCGGATTCTTCCGCAACGTCTGCGGAAACTGCCGCACAGCCTGGAACTTAG
- a CDS encoding copper amine oxidase, translated as MKRNSVLALSLLLAGSLGSASAQTLQPASAQALLKAKQGSIVELPGFFSGKFQDLQYKKMVLPGPQYIISDDPEYIRVPEAVALREAVQPGSVRVYMYNVNGVKEPKMDRRINTVIKNTGDQKMTLRMLKYSSQKPTTNYFGAGKNGLADYFKAKPESRSRTIKPGQTVVLDEAMEKRVAKYDELVHGFYEFVIDQPGLISVVQTSPEKGTAKASEQIDTVLSSRHSNAGRGIFGVSNYQVNISEVFDTKNGVAALTIADGNLDPWVLGQDAATGKIATLAGNYGVIYNIEMKWKSTDGKGLALVTWNARSADNKWCGGMANTMVVSEGKFKGGVIQLPADRLTTKAAPEAVLVQIFPPAKNGEEQTIRMTYSPPGASCLPTPLVFIPIDME; from the coding sequence ATGAAAAGAAATTCCGTTCTGGCATTATCCCTGCTGCTGGCAGGATCACTGGGAAGCGCATCGGCACAAACCCTGCAACCCGCTTCAGCACAAGCTTTGCTGAAAGCTAAACAGGGTAGCATTGTAGAACTGCCTGGTTTCTTTTCAGGAAAATTCCAGGACCTCCAGTATAAGAAAATGGTATTGCCCGGACCTCAATATATCATCTCAGACGATCCTGAATACATCCGCGTCCCCGAAGCAGTGGCGCTGCGCGAAGCCGTTCAACCTGGTTCTGTGCGCGTGTACATGTACAATGTGAACGGCGTGAAGGAGCCGAAAATGGACCGAAGGATCAATACTGTGATCAAGAATACAGGCGACCAGAAAATGACCCTGCGCATGCTGAAATACTCTTCGCAGAAGCCAACTACCAATTATTTTGGCGCAGGCAAAAATGGATTGGCGGATTATTTCAAAGCAAAACCTGAAAGCAGATCACGCACTATCAAACCCGGGCAAACAGTAGTGCTGGATGAAGCGATGGAAAAACGCGTGGCCAAATACGATGAGCTGGTACATGGCTTCTATGAGTTCGTGATCGATCAGCCCGGCCTGATCAGCGTGGTGCAGACCTCTCCCGAAAAAGGTACCGCAAAAGCAAGTGAGCAGATCGACACGGTGCTGAGCAGCAGGCATTCCAATGCTGGTCGTGGTATCTTTGGCGTTAGTAACTACCAGGTGAACATATCCGAAGTTTTCGATACGAAGAATGGCGTTGCAGCACTCACCATTGCCGATGGCAACCTCGATCCCTGGGTATTGGGACAAGATGCAGCTACCGGTAAGATCGCAACCCTGGCCGGTAATTACGGCGTGATCTACAATATCGAAATGAAATGGAAAAGCACCGATGGTAAAGGACTGGCGCTGGTTACCTGGAATGCACGTTCTGCCGACAATAAATGGTGTGGCGGCATGGCCAATACCATGGTGGTAAGCGAAGGTAAATTCAAAGGAGGCGTGATACAGCTTCCTGCCGATCGTCTGACTACCAAAGCCGCTCCTGAAGCAGTGTTGGTGCAGATCTTCCCGCCTGCAAAGAATGGTGAGGAGCAAACCATCCGCATGACCTATTCGCCTCCCGGTGCAAGCTGTTTGCCAACACCACTGGTGTTCATTCCTATCGATATGGAATAA
- a CDS encoding GDSL-type esterase/lipase family protein: MIRYFAFWVLLATASKGALAQEKVVIDSSYNNGHYRNRLEFFRLMPDQKKEIVFVGNSITEMGEWQELLPGKPVVNRGISGDVTYGVLARIDEVLSSKPAKIFILSGVNDLKRGIPVDTIAKTFERILVKMKVESPKTKVYVESVLPVNENMLAAQYKKVTNEVIGQLNLRFKALAEKFGYTWVDIAPAVADENGQLKKENTQDGLHLWPAAYIKWVALLKAKGHLK; encoded by the coding sequence ATGATCAGATATTTTGCATTTTGGGTTTTACTGGCAACAGCTTCTAAGGGAGCGTTGGCGCAGGAGAAAGTAGTGATCGATAGCAGCTACAATAATGGACATTACAGGAACAGGCTTGAGTTTTTCAGGTTGATGCCGGATCAGAAAAAGGAGATCGTGTTTGTGGGCAACAGCATTACGGAGATGGGAGAGTGGCAGGAATTGTTGCCCGGGAAGCCGGTGGTGAACAGGGGAATCAGCGGTGATGTAACCTACGGCGTACTGGCAAGGATCGATGAAGTGCTGAGCTCGAAACCGGCGAAGATCTTTATATTGTCGGGAGTGAATGATCTGAAACGCGGGATACCGGTAGATACCATTGCGAAAACATTTGAGAGGATATTGGTGAAGATGAAAGTTGAATCGCCGAAGACGAAAGTGTATGTTGAAAGCGTACTGCCGGTTAATGAGAATATGCTGGCAGCACAGTATAAGAAAGTGACAAATGAAGTGATCGGACAATTGAACCTTCGGTTCAAGGCGCTGGCGGAGAAATTCGGTTATACATGGGTGGATATCGCGCCCGCTGTGGCAGACGAAAATGGACAACTGAAAAAAGAGAATACCCAGGACGGCCTGCACCTCTGGCCAGCTGCGTATATTAAGTGGGTGGCATTACTCAAAGCAAAGGGACACCTTAAATAG
- a CDS encoding GDSL-type esterase/lipase family protein: MKTTNIRWGLTLTAALVCGMAVAQTPAQSGTNTAAAVTVKIDSSYNNTYYQQRMELFRVLPAQKNAILFLGNSITERGPWQELLPGKPVVNRGIGGDNTFGLLARLDSHLLIKPKVIFLLIGINDIGRGLPTEVSANNYRRIVERIRTVCPKAKLYIQSILPMNERILTAAYLKNKKNKVIALNNEIKKIAAEYALTFIDLHPVFADEQGELHANMTIDGIHLRPAAYAKWVEFLKAKKYL, encoded by the coding sequence ATGAAGACAACCAATATCAGATGGGGGCTTACATTAACAGCAGCGCTGGTTTGTGGAATGGCGGTGGCACAAACACCTGCTCAGTCCGGAACAAATACGGCAGCAGCAGTAACTGTAAAAATAGACAGTAGCTACAATAACACCTACTACCAGCAACGCATGGAATTGTTCCGTGTATTGCCTGCACAAAAAAATGCAATCCTGTTCCTGGGTAACAGTATCACTGAGCGCGGACCATGGCAGGAACTGCTTCCCGGAAAGCCGGTGGTGAACAGGGGCATTGGAGGCGACAATACTTTTGGATTGCTGGCGAGACTTGATTCGCATTTGCTGATCAAACCTAAAGTCATCTTTTTACTGATCGGTATCAATGATATCGGAAGAGGCCTGCCCACAGAAGTGAGCGCCAACAATTATCGCAGGATCGTGGAGCGTATCAGAACGGTTTGCCCTAAGGCAAAACTGTACATCCAGAGCATCCTGCCCATGAACGAGAGGATCCTGACAGCGGCATACTTAAAAAACAAGAAAAACAAGGTGATTGCGTTGAACAATGAGATCAAAAAGATCGCAGCGGAATACGCACTCACCTTTATTGACCTTCACCCAGTGTTTGCAGATGAGCAGGGAGAACTGCATGCAAACATGACCATCGATGGCATTCACCTTCGCCCTGCTGCTTACGCCAAATGGGTGGAGTTCCTGAAAGCAAAAAAATATCTCTAA
- a CDS encoding beta-N-acetylhexosaminidase, with protein MLKGIATILIMLLTGSAFASEDSLRLLTQPAVARVPASDLYSVASGDTVPAGRRANSSHPRGRERLAAPEVNIVHAIIPAPAYLTTGTGSFNLRTAGSIVVQQQHHQHRGVAELLAQSIGELRGKNIPIVTNSGKQNNIVFRLLDTDSSLRSEGYRLSVSSGNIFIEAAQPAGWFYAVQTLLQLLPVKATARESLRIAAVTIHDSPRFEWRGLMLDVSRHFFSKEVIKNYLDQMSKYKFNVFHWHLTDNQGWRLEIKSMPNLTKTGAWRVPRTGYWRGFKGPQPGEAATDGGYYTQEDVKEILAYAAQRFITVVPEIDVPGHSLALIASYPEMSCTKTPQQVLAGDPWNPGRTNVLCAGNDSTYAALDKIFGEVAALFPSRYIHIGGDEVSRQYWEKCEVCQHRIKTEKLNNTSELQTYFLNRLARIIESKGKLPMSWYDKLDGGLVPGVAYMSWKDHKGGILASQNGHKAVMTPAFFTYLDFYQNDPVFENGPFTVTRLNTAYAFEPVAAGAKEENILGGQGSLFTEQVPNERKVQYMTWPRGMALSEALWSRKDKRNWDDFVVRMEKHFPRFHHAKVNYATGFYEPIISAKRNADSSYSIIIDTEIKGLDVFYTFDDTNVDEFYPMYKGRPLTIPTGAHHIRARSYRNGQPLGREINLELADLIKRAR; from the coding sequence ATGCTGAAAGGAATTGCTACCATATTGATAATGTTGCTGACCGGATCAGCTTTTGCCTCAGAAGACTCGCTGCGTTTACTCACGCAGCCGGCAGTCGCTCGCGTGCCCGCGAGTGACTTATATTCTGTCGCCTCCGGCGACACGGTGCCCGCCGGGAGGCGGGCAAACAGCAGTCACCCGCGGGGACGCGAACGACTGGCAGCACCCGAAGTAAATATCGTACACGCTATTATTCCTGCACCCGCATACTTAACAACAGGAACAGGCAGCTTCAACCTGAGAACAGCAGGTAGCATCGTAGTACAACAGCAGCACCACCAGCACCGTGGCGTAGCCGAGCTCCTGGCGCAATCCATCGGAGAGCTCCGTGGAAAAAACATTCCCATAGTCACCAATAGTGGAAAACAGAACAATATTGTTTTTCGATTACTGGATACCGATAGCTCATTGAGATCAGAAGGTTACAGGCTCTCTGTTTCCTCCGGAAATATATTCATAGAGGCGGCGCAGCCGGCCGGCTGGTTCTATGCCGTGCAGACATTGCTGCAACTGCTGCCCGTCAAAGCAACAGCCCGCGAATCATTGCGCATAGCAGCAGTGACCATTCACGACAGTCCCCGTTTTGAATGGCGCGGGCTGATGCTGGATGTTAGCAGGCATTTCTTCTCCAAAGAAGTGATCAAGAATTATCTCGATCAGATGTCGAAATACAAATTCAATGTATTCCACTGGCACCTGACCGATAACCAGGGTTGGAGACTTGAGATCAAATCCATGCCCAACCTCACAAAAACCGGCGCCTGGCGCGTTCCCAGAACAGGCTACTGGCGCGGATTCAAAGGGCCCCAGCCCGGAGAAGCGGCTACGGATGGAGGTTATTACACACAGGAAGACGTAAAAGAGATCCTTGCATATGCAGCGCAAAGATTCATCACTGTTGTTCCCGAAATAGATGTGCCCGGTCATAGCCTGGCCCTGATTGCATCCTATCCGGAAATGAGCTGCACCAAAACACCGCAGCAGGTACTGGCCGGCGATCCATGGAATCCGGGCAGAACCAATGTGCTCTGTGCCGGAAATGATTCCACCTATGCCGCTCTCGACAAAATATTCGGGGAAGTGGCTGCGCTTTTCCCTTCCCGTTATATCCATATCGGCGGCGACGAAGTTTCACGCCAGTACTGGGAAAAATGCGAAGTATGCCAGCATCGGATCAAAACAGAAAAACTGAACAACACATCAGAGCTGCAGACATACTTCCTGAACCGCCTTGCCCGCATCATCGAAAGCAAAGGCAAGCTACCCATGAGCTGGTATGATAAACTCGATGGCGGCCTCGTGCCAGGTGTTGCCTACATGAGCTGGAAAGATCACAAAGGCGGGATACTCGCATCACAGAACGGACACAAAGCCGTGATGACGCCGGCCTTTTTCACTTATCTCGATTTCTACCAGAACGATCCTGTTTTCGAGAACGGCCCGTTTACCGTTACACGTCTCAATACGGCCTACGCTTTCGAGCCGGTGGCAGCAGGAGCGAAGGAAGAAAATATTCTGGGAGGACAGGGCAGTCTGTTTACCGAGCAGGTACCCAACGAACGTAAGGTCCAGTACATGACCTGGCCCCGCGGCATGGCCCTGTCAGAAGCGCTCTGGAGCCGGAAAGACAAAAGGAACTGGGACGATTTCGTAGTCCGCATGGAAAAACATTTTCCACGATTCCATCATGCAAAAGTGAACTACGCTACTGGATTCTATGAGCCAATCATTTCCGCAAAACGGAATGCAGACAGCAGTTACAGTATTATCATCGATACAGAGATCAAAGGACTGGATGTTTTCTATACTTTCGACGATACAAACGTGGACGAATTTTATCCTATGTACAAAGGCCGGCCACTGACCATCCCCACAGGAGCGCACCATATCCGTGCACGCTCTTACAGGAACGGACAACCGCTGGGCCGCGAGATCAACCTGGAACTGGCTGATCTAATCAAACGAGCACGCTGA
- a CDS encoding DUF5009 domain-containing protein yields MQQRNQCLDALRGFAILAMVLSSSIAFGILPAWMYHAQVPPPYHVYKPEIPGITWVDLVFPFFLFSMGAAIPLALNKKIKEQAGFWSVAYIAGRRFLLLVFFALFTFHMRAWVQAAKPEPIHYWLSVASFVLLFFQFFESKGKYKLVFQIARGLAFALAALLLYILPFKDGKGFSLMKEDIIIIVLGNMAFFSTLIWWFTKGKPWIRIGILGFVMAIFLGSKTAGSWNEALFNFTPAPWMYKFYYLKYLFIVLPGTLAGDWLLESSKSNPVAGPNEKNYIRLLAFLSILLITLNVCFLFSRQLVLNLGVSAALLAAIYYCVQKLDATGYKLLHRFFTAGCFMLLLGLSFDAFEGGVKKDPSTYSYYLITSGLAFFALLGFYGMQNERGFGSIINYFSLNGRNPMVAYVTGNLLLIPVLHLTGLFQYYTNIGTGPWTGFLEGVLFTGVVSLITIFFTKRQWFWKT; encoded by the coding sequence ATGCAGCAAAGAAACCAGTGCCTGGATGCTTTAAGAGGCTTCGCCATTCTGGCGATGGTGCTCTCCAGCAGTATCGCTTTTGGTATACTGCCGGCCTGGATGTATCATGCCCAGGTACCGCCGCCTTACCATGTTTACAAACCTGAAATACCCGGCATCACCTGGGTGGATCTTGTGTTCCCGTTCTTTTTATTCAGTATGGGAGCGGCCATACCACTGGCTTTGAACAAAAAAATAAAAGAGCAGGCCGGATTCTGGTCCGTGGCTTATATCGCAGGAAGAAGGTTCCTGTTACTGGTTTTCTTTGCGCTGTTCACTTTTCATATGCGCGCCTGGGTACAGGCAGCAAAACCCGAGCCCATTCATTACTGGCTTTCCGTTGCCAGTTTCGTTTTACTGTTTTTCCAGTTCTTTGAATCGAAAGGGAAATACAAACTGGTATTCCAGATCGCGAGAGGACTCGCATTTGCACTCGCTGCACTCTTATTGTACATCCTCCCATTCAAGGATGGTAAAGGATTTTCTTTGATGAAGGAAGATATCATCATCATCGTGCTGGGCAATATGGCCTTCTTCAGCACCCTGATCTGGTGGTTCACCAAGGGCAAGCCCTGGATCCGCATCGGAATCCTCGGATTTGTAATGGCCATCTTCCTCGGCAGCAAAACCGCCGGCAGTTGGAACGAAGCCCTGTTCAACTTCACGCCCGCTCCCTGGATGTATAAATTCTATTACCTCAAATACCTGTTCATCGTATTGCCCGGAACCCTGGCAGGAGATTGGTTGCTGGAAAGCAGCAAATCCAATCCGGTGGCAGGTCCGAATGAAAAGAACTATATAAGGCTGTTGGCATTCCTCAGCATTCTGCTGATCACATTGAATGTTTGTTTCTTATTCTCCAGGCAACTGGTGCTCAATCTCGGCGTCAGCGCCGCATTACTGGCTGCCATCTATTACTGCGTACAGAAACTCGATGCCACAGGTTACAAATTATTGCATCGCTTCTTCACAGCTGGTTGCTTCATGCTCTTGCTCGGCCTCAGCTTCGATGCCTTTGAAGGAGGAGTGAAGAAAGATCCCAGCACTTATAGTTACTACCTGATCACCAGCGGCCTCGCATTCTTTGCCCTGCTGGGATTTTATGGAATGCAAAACGAAAGAGGCTTCGGCAGCATCATCAACTATTTCAGCCTCAATGGCCGCAACCCAATGGTAGCCTATGTTACAGGCAACCTGCTGCTGATCCCGGTATTGCACCTGACCGGATTGTTCCAATATTACACCAATATCGGAACCGGTCCCTGGACCGGTTTCCTGGAAGGAGTATTATTCACCGGGGTAGTATCGCTCATCACTATTTTCTTTACCAAACGTCAGTGGTTCTGGAAAACATAA